The following nucleotide sequence is from uncultured Roseateles sp..
TGGGCGAGAACGTGATGCTGCCGCTGCGCGAGTTCACCCAGCTCGACGAGGCGGAGATCGAGACCGTGGCCCGCTTCAAGCTGGCCCTGGTGGGTCTGGGCGGCAGCTTCGATGCCTCGCCGGCCGATCTCAGCGGCGGCATGAAGAAGCGCGCCGCGATCGCCCGCGCGATGGCGCTGGACCCGCCGCTGCTCTTTCTCGACGAGCCCTCGGCCGGGCTGGACCCGCTGACCTCGGCGCGGCTCGATGAGCTGATACTGAACCTGCGCCATCATCTGGGCACGACGGTGGTGATGGTCACCCACGAGCTGGACAGCATTTTCGCGGTCGCCGACCGTGCCCTGTTTCTGGATGCCAAGGAGAAAACCATGATCGCGCTGGACTCACCGCGCGCCTTGCTGGAGCATGGCCCCGAGCATGTGCGCGAGTTCATGCGCCGTGGAGCGCGAGCATGACGGCGCTGCCCAGGCGGCGCAAGTTCAACCCGGCGCTGCTGGGCCTGTTCGTCGTCGGCGCGCTGGCGCTGCTGTTCGTGTCGGTGTTCCTGATGGCCGGTGGTCAGCTGCTGGTGCGCAAGCAGTTGGTGGTTATGCACTTCAGCGGCTCGATCTACGGTCTGCAGGTCGGCGCGCCGGTGGTGTTTCGCGGCGTGCGCCTGGGCAGCGTCAAGTCCATCGGCCTTGTGTATGACAAGTCCACCCATTCGGTGATCATCCCGGTCACTGCCGAACTGGAGCGCAATATGCTGCGCAACGTCAGCGGCGGCAACACCTCCGACGACCCTGCGCTGGCCTTGTCGGGCATGGTCGAGCGCGGCCTGCGTGCCCAGCTGGCGATGCAGAGCGTGCTCACCGGCCAGTTGTATGTGGACCTGGATTTCCGTCCCGGCAAACCGGCGCAGCGCGTCAGGGGCGACGACGCCGATGCCGAGATACCGACCATCTCCACCGCCTTCCAGGAGTTGCAGAACCAGGTCAACGAGCTGGATTTCAAGCTGCTGCTGGGCGATATCTCGGCCATTGCCAGCTCGGGCCGCCAGTTGCTGGGCAGCACCGAGCTGACCCAGACGGTCAAGGACATGGCCATCATCACCAGCCGGCTGCGCAGCCTGACCGAGAAACTCGACCGCCGCGCCGAGCCGCTGATGGGCAGTGCGCAACAGATGGCCGACACCGCTCGCCAGACGCTGCTGGAGGTGGGGCGTGCGGCCAGCAGCGTGGGCGGCTCGGCCCAGCGCATGGCCGACACCGCCCAGGGCGCGGCTGCCACCTTGGCGCCCGACGCTCCGCTGGTGCAAAGCCTGCGCCGCGCCGCCGACGAGCTGACCGTGACCGCTGCGGCGCTGCGCGAGGCCACCACCAACGAGGCGCCGCTGAACCAGAGTCTGCAGCGCAGCCTGCAGGATGTGGGCAAGGCGGCCCGTGCGCTGCGCGAGCTGGCCGAAACCCTGGACCAGCAGCCCGAGGCCGTGCTCAAGGGGCGGCGCTGATGAGCCCACTTTCAACCGGATGGACGATGACCATGCCGACCCGTTTGTTGTCACTTTCACTGCTGTGTTTGCTGGCCGCCTGCAGCAGCTCGCCCCCGGTGCAGCTCTACCAGTTGCGGGCCGATCCGCCGGGGGCGCTTGCGCCAGCCACCGCGGTCGCCACCGAGCGCTGGTCGCTGGGCGCCGTGCAGCTGCCCGACTATCTGGACCGCGACGCCTTGCTGCGTCCCACGGGCCAGGCGGGCCTGACGGCGCTGACCGGCCACCGCTGGGCCGAGCCGCTGCGCGATGCCGTGCCGCGCCTGCTGCAGCAAGACCTGGCCCGCCTGCGCGGCGCCGGGCAGGTCTGGCGCGCGCCGCTGCCGCCCGGCGTGGTGGTGGACCGCCAGCTGCGCGTCGAGATCCAGCAGCTGGAGGCCCGCGCCGATGGCCTGGGCGTGGTGCTGGCGGCGCGCTGGATGCTGATCGATCCGACGGCCCAGCGTGGGGCGCAGGTGTTCGACAGCCGCATCGAGGTGCCCAGCGCCGAGGCCACGCCCGATGCCCTGGTCAGCGCCCACCG
It contains:
- a CDS encoding MlaD family protein, whose amino-acid sequence is MTALPRRRKFNPALLGLFVVGALALLFVSVFLMAGGQLLVRKQLVVMHFSGSIYGLQVGAPVVFRGVRLGSVKSIGLVYDKSTHSVIIPVTAELERNMLRNVSGGNTSDDPALALSGMVERGLRAQLAMQSVLTGQLYVDLDFRPGKPAQRVRGDDADAEIPTISTAFQELQNQVNELDFKLLLGDISAIASSGRQLLGSTELTQTVKDMAIITSRLRSLTEKLDRRAEPLMGSAQQMADTARQTLLEVGRAASSVGGSAQRMADTAQGAAATLAPDAPLVQSLRRAADELTVTAAALREATTNEAPLNQSLQRSLQDVGKAARALRELAETLDQQPEAVLKGRR
- a CDS encoding ATP-binding cassette domain-containing protein produces the protein MDEAQSHPPLIQVEGLTMAYGRKIIQRDLSFDVRAGEILVLMGGSGCGKSTLLRHLIGLQRPARGSIHYGEIDLVEADDDEMDALRRRFGVMFQAGALWSSMTVGENVMLPLREFTQLDEAEIETVARFKLALVGLGGSFDASPADLSGGMKKRAAIARAMALDPPLLFLDEPSAGLDPLTSARLDELILNLRHHLGTTVVMVTHELDSIFAVADRALFLDAKEKTMIALDSPRALLEHGPEHVREFMRRGARA
- a CDS encoding PqiC family protein yields the protein MSPLSTGWTMTMPTRLLSLSLLCLLAACSSSPPVQLYQLRADPPGALAPATAVATERWSLGAVQLPDYLDRDALLRPTGQAGLTALTGHRWAEPLRDAVPRLLQQDLARLRGAGQVWRAPLPPGVVVDRQLRVEIQQLEARADGLGVVLAARWMLIDPTAQRGAQVFDSRIEVPSAEATPDALVSAHRTALWQLAQDIVARGR